The window CCCAGCGCCGCGACGCTGGTCAGGGCCACTGCCGCCACGCCGGCGGCCGCCAGCTTCTTCATCGTCGGAATCATGTCGAAATACTCCACACTGACTTTCTTGTTGGAACGGCGTTTCGCCGCCATCCGTGAATGAGACGCCGCAGACCCCTCCGGGGTTCCCGAAAAAACTTCACCCCTACTGGATCGGTTGCAGGATTCGACGCCCGCGCAATTGTCGCGCGTCAGGTCGGAGGCTATGAAGGAACAGGGGTTGAAGCGGGCAGGAGGGCGTGCCGTGTGCATTCGATTTTTCATGATTTTCATTGCCGCCGCGGGATTCGGCTTGGCCGGGTGCCAGACGGGAGCCGGGACGAGCGGGAGTCTCTACGGCTCGGGATCCCTGGTGATATCTTCCCAAGCCGAGGCATGGATCCAGGAGAACCGGTACGGTCGCAACGGAATCCGGAACAATTTCTACGTTGCCATCGATGAGCGTTCGAGGGGTGTAGGAGGGGTCTATTGCAGTACCTCCGAGATCGGCGCCTGCATCAATGCGGGCGATTTCTATGCCCTGGAGGCGGTCAAGAACTGCAACCAGGACGGACGCTACAATTGCGCCGTCTATTCGATCGCGGACCGGATCATCTGGGATGGTCCGGTATATCTGCGGCATTCGTCCAGCACCCAGAACCTGCCCTACAACGGCGTCTGGCCTGTGACCCTGGAATGGGAGGCGGACCCGGACGGGCGCGCGCGCCTCGTCGGCGTCGAGGGCGAGCTTTCGATCGCCGGCATCGGCTCGACGACTTGTCCGGTTGCCCTGGATCCGACCGGCAGCCGGGACGGCAGATTCACTCTGCGCTGCCCTGGCGGGCTGACAGTGCGCGGCGACTACGGACGAACCGGCGGCGATATCTGGGAATGGGAGGGGCGTGACTCCGAAGGCCGGTCGATCGGCTTCCGCATCGATCTGGTGAAGGGACGCGGCCCGGAAGGCTGATCACGCCCTGAGGCGTTCGTTCTCGGGGTCCCAGGGGCTCTCGCCCACCACCGTGACGCGGTGCATGCGGTCGAGGATCTTCATTTCCAGTTCCGCGCCTTCCACCGCCAGATCGGGCGAGATCATGGCGAGCGCCAGCGACTTGCCCGTGCGCGGCCCGAAATTGCCCGAGGTGGCGCGGCCGGCCAGCCGGCCGTCCCGGTAGATGGGGTTGTTGCCCAGCGCGTCGGCGCCGTCGACGTCGTGCACTTCCAGCGTGACGAAGGCGTTGGCGAAGCCCCGCTGCTGCCACGCCACCAGGGCGTCGCGGCCCAGGAAGTCACCCTTGTTCGGATGCACGAAGCGTTCCAGCCCGCTCTCGTAGGCGGCATACTCGATCGACATTTCCGTCCCCACCATGCGGTAGGACTTCTCGATGCGGAGCATGTCCATGGCGCGGATGCCGAAGGGCTTCAGCCCGAGGTCCTGCCCGGCGGCCCAGAGCGCGTCGAAGATATGGTTCTGGTATTCGATCGGGTGGTGCAGTTCCCAGCCCAGCTCGCCGACGAAATTCACGCGAGCGGCGAAGGCCGGCGCCAGGCCGACGTCGATCCACTGCGCCGTCAGCCAGGGAAAGGCCGCGTTGGAGAAATCGGCGTCGGAAACCCGTTGCAACAGGTCGCGGGCCTTCGGACCGGCGACAACCAGCACGCCCATGGCATTGGTCAGGTCCTGGAACTGCACCGAGCCGTCAGCCGGCATGTGCTTGCGCAGCCAGTCATGGTCGAGACGCTGATAGGCGCCGGCCGAGACCAGGTAGAAGCTGTCCTTCGCCTCCCGGATGACGGTGAATTCGGAATGCACGCCGCCCCGCGCCGTCAGGCTGTGGCAGAGGCCGATGCGTCCTTTCGAGGGGATGCGGTTGGCCAGCATCCAGCGCAGGAAGTCCAGCGCGCCGGGGCCGGAGACGCGGCACTTGGCGAAGGCCGACATGTCGAGAAGGCCGACATTGTCCGCGACGTTCAGCGCCTCGTTCCTGGCGTGCTCGAACCAGGCGGAGCGGCGGAACGACCAGTCGTCCTTCGGCTCCACGCCTTCGGGCGCGAACCAGTTGGCGCGCTCCCAGCCGAACTTCTGGCCGAACACGGCGCCCAGGTTCTTCAGCCGATCGTAGCAGGGCGCGGTCCGCAGCGGCCGTCCCGCTTCGCGCTCCTCGTCCGGGTAGTGGATGGTGAAGACGTTCGCGTAGGCCTCCTCGTTCTTCTTCACCAGGTAGGAACGGGTGGCGTAGTCGCCGAAGCGCCGGGGATCGACGCCCAGCATGTCGATCGTCGGCTCGCCTTCGACGATCCACTCGGCGAGCTGCCAGCCCGCCCCGCCGGCGGCGGTGATGCCGAAGCTGTGGCCCTCGTTGAACCAGAGATTGGGCAGGTCCCAGGCAGGGCCGATGATCGGGCTGCCGTCGGGCGTGTAGCAGATGGCGCCGTTGTAGACCTGCTTGACGCCGACCTCGCCGAAGGCCGGCACGCGGTGGATGGCGCTTTCGATATGCGGCACCAGACGGTCCAGATCCTCCTGGAACAGTTCGAATTCGGCGTCGTCGGCGGGACCGTTCACATAGCAGGCCGGCGCGCCGACCTCATAAGGACCCAGCAACAGGCCGCCGCGCTCCTCGCGCATGTACCAGGAGGCGTCCGAATCGCGCAGTACGCCCATTTCCGGCAGGCCCTGCTCCCGGCGCTTCAGGATGTCGGGGTGGGCGTCGGTGACGATGTACTGGTGCTCGACCGGAATCACGGGGATTCTCAGGCCCAGCATGCGCGCGGTCTGCTGCACGAAATTGCCGGTCGCGGTGATCAGGTGCTCGCAGGCGATCTCGCCCTTGTCGGTCGTCACCTTCCATTCGCCGGCGGCGGTGCGCTCGATGGCGGTGACGCGGGTCTGGCGGTGGATCGTGGCGCCGAGCCGGCGCGCGCCGGTCGCCAGCGCCTGTGTCAGGTCGGCGGGCTGGACATAGCCGTCATCGGGGTGGCGGATGGCGCCGACGAGGTCGTCGGTGTGGCACAGGGGCCAGATCTGCTTCACGTCTTCCGGCGTCATCTGTTCGACATGCACGCCGATGGTCTCGGCGACGCCGGCATACTGCATGTACTCGTCCCAGCGCTCGCGGGTCTGGGCCAGCCGTACATTGCCGACGCGCCGCAGGCCGACGTCCTGGCCGGTCTCGGCCTCCAGCTCGCCGTAGAGCTTGACCGAATACTTGTGAATCTGGCCGACCGAGTAGGACATGTTGAACAGCGGCAGCAGCCCGGCGGCGTGCCAGGTCGAGCCGGAGGTCAGCTCGTTGCGCTCCAGCAGCACCACGTCCGACCAGCCCTTCTTCGCCAGGTGATAGAGGGTGGAGACGCCGACGACGCCCCCGCCGATGACCACGGCCCGCGCATGAGATTTCATCGCCGCTCCCCCGCTTGCGCCCGGCGCTTTCATTCGGCCGGATTGCAGTCAAATGCCCTGCCGGCGATCCGGAGGCTGCGCTGGGCGCGACGGCGCGGTGCCGCTCAGGGGATATTCCGCTCCGGTCAGGAGGAACGCAGCCACAGGCTGATCACGTT is drawn from Minwuia thermotolerans and contains these coding sequences:
- a CDS encoding GcvT family protein, producing MKSHARAVVIGGGVVGVSTLYHLAKKGWSDVVLLERNELTSGSTWHAAGLLPLFNMSYSVGQIHKYSVKLYGELEAETGQDVGLRRVGNVRLAQTRERWDEYMQYAGVAETIGVHVEQMTPEDVKQIWPLCHTDDLVGAIRHPDDGYVQPADLTQALATGARRLGATIHRQTRVTAIERTAAGEWKVTTDKGEIACEHLITATGNFVQQTARMLGLRIPVIPVEHQYIVTDAHPDILKRREQGLPEMGVLRDSDASWYMREERGGLLLGPYEVGAPACYVNGPADDAEFELFQEDLDRLVPHIESAIHRVPAFGEVGVKQVYNGAICYTPDGSPIIGPAWDLPNLWFNEGHSFGITAAGGAGWQLAEWIVEGEPTIDMLGVDPRRFGDYATRSYLVKKNEEAYANVFTIHYPDEEREAGRPLRTAPCYDRLKNLGAVFGQKFGWERANWFAPEGVEPKDDWSFRRSAWFEHARNEALNVADNVGLLDMSAFAKCRVSGPGALDFLRWMLANRIPSKGRIGLCHSLTARGGVHSEFTVIREAKDSFYLVSAGAYQRLDHDWLRKHMPADGSVQFQDLTNAMGVLVVAGPKARDLLQRVSDADFSNAAFPWLTAQWIDVGLAPAFAARVNFVGELGWELHHPIEYQNHIFDALWAAGQDLGLKPFGIRAMDMLRIEKSYRMVGTEMSIEYAAYESGLERFVHPNKGDFLGRDALVAWQQRGFANAFVTLEVHDVDGADALGNNPIYRDGRLAGRATSGNFGPRTGKSLALAMISPDLAVEGAELEMKILDRMHRVTVVGESPWDPENERLRA